A DNA window from Vigna angularis cultivar LongXiaoDou No.4 chromosome 1, ASM1680809v1, whole genome shotgun sequence contains the following coding sequences:
- the LOC108346904 gene encoding ubiquitin-conjugating enzyme E2 5 isoform X1 produces the protein MSSPSKRRDMDLMKLMMRDYKVEMINDGMQEFFVEFHGPKDSLYEVGVWKVRVELPDAYPYKSPSIGFVNKIFHPNVDELSGSVCLDVINQTWSPMFDLVNVFEVFLPQLLLYPNASDPLNGDAAALMIRDHATYEQRVKEYCEKYAKPEDIGAAEEKDSSEDELSEDGYASSDDDGIVGQPDP, from the exons ATGTCTTCTCCTAGCAAACGCAGGGACATGGACCTGATGAAACT GATGATGAGGGACTACAAGGTGGAGATGATCAACGATGGCATGCAAGAATTCTTTGTGGAATTCCACGGACCTAAAGATA GTCTGTATGAGGTTGGTGTGTGGAAGGTAAGGGTGGAGCTACCTGATGCTTATCCTTATAAGTCTCCATCTATTGGctttgtcaataaaatttttCATCCTAATGTTGATGAATT GTCTGGTTCTGTATGCTTAGATGTTATTAACCAGACTTGGAGTCCCATGTTTG AccttgttaatgtgtttgaggtgtttcttcctcaacttcttctGTATCCCAATGCATCAGATCCATTAAATGGTGATGCTGCTGCCTTGATGATCCGAGATCATGCTACATATGAACAAAGAGTCAAAG AATATTGTGAGAAATATGCGAAGCCAGAAGACATTGGAGCTGCAGAGGAGAAAGATTCTAGCGAGGATGAGCTGAGTGAAGATGGTTATGCCTCTAGTGATGATGATGGCATTGTCGGGCAACCAGATCCTTAG
- the LOC108346904 gene encoding ubiquitin-conjugating enzyme E2 5 isoform X2 encodes MMRDYKVEMINDGMQEFFVEFHGPKDSLYEVGVWKVRVELPDAYPYKSPSIGFVNKIFHPNVDELSGSVCLDVINQTWSPMFDLVNVFEVFLPQLLLYPNASDPLNGDAAALMIRDHATYEQRVKEYCEKYAKPEDIGAAEEKDSSEDELSEDGYASSDDDGIVGQPDP; translated from the exons ATGATGAGGGACTACAAGGTGGAGATGATCAACGATGGCATGCAAGAATTCTTTGTGGAATTCCACGGACCTAAAGATA GTCTGTATGAGGTTGGTGTGTGGAAGGTAAGGGTGGAGCTACCTGATGCTTATCCTTATAAGTCTCCATCTATTGGctttgtcaataaaatttttCATCCTAATGTTGATGAATT GTCTGGTTCTGTATGCTTAGATGTTATTAACCAGACTTGGAGTCCCATGTTTG AccttgttaatgtgtttgaggtgtttcttcctcaacttcttctGTATCCCAATGCATCAGATCCATTAAATGGTGATGCTGCTGCCTTGATGATCCGAGATCATGCTACATATGAACAAAGAGTCAAAG AATATTGTGAGAAATATGCGAAGCCAGAAGACATTGGAGCTGCAGAGGAGAAAGATTCTAGCGAGGATGAGCTGAGTGAAGATGGTTATGCCTCTAGTGATGATGATGGCATTGTCGGGCAACCAGATCCTTAG
- the LOC108346904 gene encoding ubiquitin-conjugating enzyme E2 5 isoform X3, which produces MSSPSKRRDMDLMKLMMRDYKVEMINDGMQEFFVEFHGPKDSLYEVGVWKVRVELPDAYPYKSPSIGFVNKIFHPNVDELSGSVCLDVINQTWSPMFDLVNVFEVFLPQLLLYPNASDPLNGDAAALMIRDHATYEQRVKGNEQNIVRNMRSQKTLELQRRKILARMS; this is translated from the exons ATGTCTTCTCCTAGCAAACGCAGGGACATGGACCTGATGAAACT GATGATGAGGGACTACAAGGTGGAGATGATCAACGATGGCATGCAAGAATTCTTTGTGGAATTCCACGGACCTAAAGATA GTCTGTATGAGGTTGGTGTGTGGAAGGTAAGGGTGGAGCTACCTGATGCTTATCCTTATAAGTCTCCATCTATTGGctttgtcaataaaatttttCATCCTAATGTTGATGAATT GTCTGGTTCTGTATGCTTAGATGTTATTAACCAGACTTGGAGTCCCATGTTTG AccttgttaatgtgtttgaggtgtttcttcctcaacttcttctGTATCCCAATGCATCAGATCCATTAAATGGTGATGCTGCTGCCTTGATGATCCGAGATCATGCTACATATGAACAAAGAGTCAAAG gCAATGAACAGAATATTGTGAGAAATATGCGAAGCCAGAAGACATTGGAGCTGCAGAGGAGAAAGATTCTAGCGAGGATGAGCTGA
- the LOC108347661 gene encoding AT-rich interactive domain-containing protein 2 — protein MEEWSTFSNGPSLDSLGVETAGEFPGNGCCPGDGHVDNGAPHGKLTQKCLFYQLYPLYLKDNCSQAGARPLLVLVDGQQLDLYKLFSLVKERGGYAEVSKNGLWGSVTKGLGLNLEVYSPVKLVYDKYLNDFERWLKKIFEEKILKNGNNGCDWGLEWLPLDIEKEFKGLLCLNPKKKADDELFKSKSNKKKKNTDLVNHKNGNNLLDTKDQNNKSEDVQHIEGDDNEKSSNGIKDNPATLGAECADKECNLLKRKRDAFSGMLNWMKNIAKHPLDPLTRPIPKPSKWKEHKGRGFFGQFLKAREVLSLRNHEPNSGLSSLQKQKIQPAMFEDHVALDCRATGKSRCSERLPSSVKSRSCSCCNPCSHNGNTLAGSHNKVAEENCPHEKTTETKDVLTAKAMDESSGEESIKKQVSVGPRFQAEIPEWTGVASDSDSKWLGTRLWSLKHDTEPATETDLGRGRQEKCSCDYPGSVVCVRLHIAENRMKLKLELGSEFYHWGFDRMGEEVSLQWTTVEEKRFKDIMRSNVPSKIKYFWNNGFKYFPNKTRRHLVSYYFNVFIIQLRTYQNRVTPENIDSDDEVEFGCLSKGFGMEAIEGLGDDDFVECSLSEQYINFD, from the exons ATGGAAGAATGGTCAACATTCTCAAATGGGCCTTCTTTAGATTCCCTTGGAGTTGAAACAGCTGGTGAATTTCCTGGAAATGGTTGTTGTCCTGGAGATGGCCATGTTGATAATGGTGCTCCTCATGGTAAACTTACACAAAAATGCCTGTTCTATCAACTTTACCCTCTTTATCTGAAGGATAATTGTTCCCAAGCTGGTGCTCGGCCTTTGCTGGTTTTGGTTGATGGACAACAGCTCGATTTGTATAAACTCTTCTCCCTTGTGAAGGAAAGGGGTGGATATGCTGAGGTGTCGAAAAATGGATTGTGGGGTTCCGtgaccaagggattgggtttgaacCTTGAAGTTTACTCGCCAGTGAAATTAGTGTACGATAAGTATCTGAATGATTTTGAAAGGTGGCTGAAGAAAATTTTTGAAgagaagattttaaaaaatgggAATAATGGGTGTGATTGGGGTTTGGAGTGGTTGCCATTGGATATAGAGAAAGAGTTCAAAGGCCTGTTATGTCTAAATCCAAAGAAGAAAGCCGATGATGAACTTTTCAagtcaaaatcaaataaaaaaaagaaaaacactgatTTGGTTAACCACAAGAATGGTAATAATCTATTGGACACCAaagatcaaaataataaatccGAGGATGTCCAACACATTGAAGGTGACGATAATGAAAAATCCAGTAATGGAATTAAGGACAATCCTGCAACCTTGGGTGCAGAATGTGCTGACAAGGAATGTAACCTTCTCAAACGCAAGCGGGATGCATTCTCCGGCATGCTAAACTGGATGAAGAATATTGCAAAACATCCTCTTGATCCTTTAACTCGACCGATACCAAAACCATCAAAGTGGAAGGAGCATAAAGGCCGGGGCTTTTTTGGTCAATTTCTTAAGGCAAGAGAGGTTCTGTCACTAAGAAATCATGAACCAAACAGTGGATTGTCTTCTTTGCAG AAACAGAAGATACAACCTGCCATGTTCGAGGATCATGTTGCCCTTGATTGCCGTGCTACAGGAAAATCGAGATGCAGTGAAAGGCTGCCTTCGTCTGTTAAATCTCGGTCATGCTCTTGCTGCAATCCATGTTCTCACAATGGAAATACATTGGCAGGTTCACATAATAAGGTGGCAGAAGAAAATTGTCCTCATGAGAAAACAACTGAAACTAAAGATGTATTGACTGCAAAGGCAATGGATGAATCATCTGGGGAAGAGTCTATTAAAAAGCAAGTATCTGTAGGTCCTCGTTTTCAAGCTGAAATCCCTGAATGGACTGGTGTAGCTTCTGATAGTGACTCTAAATGGCTGGGAACACGACTATGGTCTTTGAAACATGACACAGAACCTGCTACTGAAACAGATCTTGGAAGGGGAAGACAAGAGAAGTGTAGCTGCGATTATCCAGGTTCTGTTGTGTGTGTTAGATTACATATAGCTGaaaataggatgaaattgaagCTTGAATTGGGCTCTGAATTTTACCATTGGGGATTTGATCGAATGGGTGAGGAAGTTTCACTTCAATGGACAACTGTAGAAGAAAAGAGATTTAAGGATATCATGAGATCAAATGTTCcctctaaaattaaatatttttggaacaATGGATTCAAATACTTTCCAAACAAGACAAGAAGACACTTGGTGAGCTATTACTTCAATGTGTTTATCATTCAACTAAGAACCTATCAGAACCGGGTGACCCCTGAGAATATTGACAGCGATGATGAAGTAGAGTTTGGCTGTTTGAGCAAAGGTTTTGGAATGGAAGCTATCGAGGGTCTTGGTGATGATGATTTTGTGGAGTGTTCTCTGAGCGAGCAGTACATTAATTTTGATTAG